A segment of the Capnocytophaga sp. ARDL2 genome:
ACTTGAAAAATTACCTCTTCTATATTGACATCCTATCTGAAAAAGAGTAAAATCTATTTTTTCTTTTATATTGTTAATCACATTCATAACCCTATCTTTATTGTATGAGGTAACAAATGTAATCTTTATTTTCTAAATATCAAATTTTCTATACAAGAGGGCTTTACAGAGAGAAATAATGAAGAATGGCAAGAGATTATTTGTGATAATTCGCTTCTAAAATATGTTGTAAATCACTTTCTTTAAAAAGGATTTTTCCACCGATTTGAATGTATGGAAGTAGCTTGTCATCACGATATTGTTGTAGGGTTCTTCTAGTGATATGCAGTAGCTCACAAACCTCTTTCCCCGTTAGGTAGATTTCACCACCAAACACAGGACGAAAGTTTTTAAGGATAAATTCCGTTTGGGCTTTTAGGGCTTCTATTTGAGCCATATAATCGGTAATTTCTTGGTTATGATGCGTGAGTAATTTCATTTTCGGTCACTTTGGTGTTTTGAGAATTTTGAGAAGCCAACAATTGTTCTACATCGCTTCGTTTGAAATAATTCTTGCGTTGAATGGACGAATACGGCAAAATTTTTCGGTCTTTGTAACCTTGCAATGCCCTTTTGCTGATACCAAGCATTAAACAGACCTCTTGGGTGTCCAACCACTTTTCTTGTAAACAAAGTCCTTTGTAGCTATTCACTACACTTTGTAAGGTTCCTATAAGCTGTTCTAATTCTTGATGCGTTTGCTCAAAAATCGCTTTTTCAATGACAATCACTTCCATTATTCTGTATTTATTTAAGGCAAAGCTATAAACAAAATACGCCTAACGGATACATTAGGCGTATTTTGGAAGTCAGTGGTCGGGATTGGCAGAAATTACGTAAATGCTGTTTTAAAATATTTCAGATGAGCTTTTCATTCCTTCTACTTGCTTTCCCTTTGCATTGGTATATCCTTGAATTACCTTTTGCAAACGAGGATAGGTGATTTCTTGGCAAATATTATTTTCATTATTGGTACATACTATAAATTTTCGATTGCCATTGTCTTGGCTATTGGCTTTCAGCACAGCGTGTCCTGTGGTTCCTGAACCTGCAAAAAAATCCAAAATGCGTATCTCTTTATCCTTAAAAAGTTGGATACAGAACCTTACCAATTCGGTTGGTTTAGGAAATTTAAACGTATGTTGGGGTAATATTTGTTTTAATTCCTGACTACCTTCTGTATTCAAAAATTCAATAAGTCCTCGAAAAGGAAGCTTTCGCTTATAGGGTTCGTTTTTATTATTGACAAATTGGTATTGTTTTATATACACTTTCCACTGTTGTTGTCTCTTTTTAAAAACAATAAAATCATTTTCAATACCCCATTTTACCTTGTCTTTACTCCATCGCCAAGTGGTAGGTTTACCCAACTCTCCTCCTGCATAAATCATTGAATCATCGGGAGCTCGAATGGGAAAATCAGCAGAAGCATTGTAAGTTCCTTTATATGCCAAATCTCTCAAATAATATTTCCCTCTGTATGAAAAATGATTGTCTTTGAATTTGTATTTTGTATCGTTCTCTACTGCAATGGTTTGTTTTTCAAACACTACTTTATGCTTATTTCGTGCATAGCAAAACATATAATCATATTCTATGGCTATCCATTTGCTATCGTGTCCTGCCCCTGTTTTGTTTTTTCTTACAAATTGAGCTATAAAATTTTCTTCACCAAAAATACTGTTACATAAAAGTTTAAGCGGAGCAACCTCATTGTCATCAATAGAAATAAAAATAACCCCTTTTTCAGACAATAAGTTCTTGGCTAATCGCAA
Coding sequences within it:
- a CDS encoding helix-turn-helix domain-containing protein is translated as MKLLTHHNQEITDYMAQIEALKAQTEFILKNFRPVFGGEIYLTGKEVCELLHITRRTLQQYRDDKLLPYIQIGGKILFKESDLQHILEANYHK
- a CDS encoding helix-turn-helix domain-containing protein gives rise to the protein MEVIVIEKAIFEQTHQELEQLIGTLQSVVNSYKGLCLQEKWLDTQEVCLMLGISKRALQGYKDRKILPYSSIQRKNYFKRSDVEQLLASQNSQNTKVTENEITHAS
- a CDS encoding site-specific DNA-methyltransferase, with protein sequence MSKKINELNCDAKYGLVWEQYSEAVIEDCLRKTPILVEDTSKEIITHISQEAHMLIEGDNYHALCVLNQTHRQKIDLIYIDPPYNTGKKSQLTYTDKYMNNNDVYKHSRWLSFMDKRLRLAKNLLSEKGVIFISIDDNEVAPLKLLCNSIFGEENFIAQFVRKNKTGAGHDSKWIAIEYDYMFCYARNKHKVVFEKQTIAVENDTKYKFKDNHFSYRGKYYLRDLAYKGTYNASADFPIRAPDDSMIYAGGELGKPTTWRWSKDKVKWGIENDFIVFKKRQQQWKVYIKQYQFVNNKNEPYKRKLPFRGLIEFLNTEGSQELKQILPQHTFKFPKPTELVRFCIQLFKDKEIRILDFFAGSGTTGHAVLKANSQDNGNRKFIVCTNNENNICQEITYPRLQKVIQGYTNAKGKQVEGMKSSSEIF